One window from the genome of Pyrobaculum ferrireducens encodes:
- a CDS encoding diphthamide synthesis protein has protein sequence MDVEIHPIAWTADRDTLIEAPPGFKWLAAEIAARTGAAVSGRPVWGSCDVRIDSRYRRIFHLGHGVPPNIAHLLQKNLGARVEKLGEDLYRLEAGGSEVYFIPVYYLPPPVLPKPNSLGKLYYPVPYRRIAEAIHRETGLPTARDPITGCWVGEPPGEVAYVVATGLFYPLTLKLFYPEARVYQIDPFRGEVRDVEPDFARVMKLKARAHLAEPRRAAVLVSTKPGQRQDDKARELAARGLTVVVLDEAAPEYIDDLQFDLVVNTACPRIGIDDLDRIRTPILNYYEYIHGKLDPRLAARLL, from the coding sequence GTGGACGTGGAGATACACCCAATAGCCTGGACCGCCGACAGAGATACGCTGATAGAGGCGCCCCCCGGCTTCAAGTGGCTCGCCGCCGAGATAGCCGCCAGGACCGGCGCCGCCGTCTCTGGGAGGCCTGTCTGGGGTAGCTGCGACGTGAGGATAGACTCCCGCTACAGGAGGATATTCCACCTAGGACACGGCGTCCCCCCCAACATAGCCCACCTACTCCAGAAAAACCTAGGAGCACGTGTGGAAAAGCTGGGAGAAGATCTATACCGCCTCGAGGCCGGGGGCTCCGAGGTGTACTTCATACCCGTCTACTACCTCCCACCCCCCGTTCTGCCCAAGCCCAACTCACTCGGCAAGCTCTACTACCCAGTTCCCTACCGGAGGATTGCAGAGGCCATTCACAGAGAGACGGGGCTACCCACGGCCCGCGACCCCATCACAGGTTGCTGGGTGGGGGAGCCCCCCGGCGAAGTGGCGTACGTAGTGGCCACAGGCCTCTTCTACCCCCTCACACTAAAGCTATTCTACCCAGAGGCCCGCGTCTACCAGATAGACCCCTTTAGAGGCGAGGTGAGGGACGTGGAGCCCGACTTCGCGAGAGTTATGAAGCTCAAGGCCAGGGCCCACCTCGCAGAGCCCCGCAGAGCCGCCGTATTGGTATCGACTAAACCCGGCCAGAGGCAAGACGACAAGGCCCGGGAGCTCGCCGCCAGGGGGCTAACTGTGGTAGTTCTAGACGAGGCCGCGCCTGAGTACATAGACGACTTACAGTTCGACCTCGTTGTAAACACCGCCTGTCCACGCATAGGCATAGACGACCTCGACAGAATCAGAACCCCAATTCTAAACTACTACGAGTATATACACGGAAAGCTGGACCCAAGGCTCGCGGCGAGACTACTTTAA
- a CDS encoding ATP-dependent DNA helicase produces MDFFPYAEARQFQREIYEKVYDALRRGAAALINAPTGLGKTSAVLAAAVKYMLETGVRVHYAVRTRAELEPPVRELAKIRQLGADFNYIVIKSKQDMCCYPQIRKLSYLEFLAECSLLKSLGRCAYYPPGDVDVPLKNVATYVKLLCASKTCPYEYAKRKLDEAEVVISTYYYIFGREEAQTKGKVVIIDEAHALFDAVVHLHSIKISEGELRQAYREARKYGYVEEAAKIYAIYTYVKKAEGNVDLGDLAGLVADLQLDDAIREITKRKTESLLNPYTPLLLVKELRDAIKNRRRHHAQVEYVEGLRTLALYPLDPTSIVREKLRGAHSVVYISGTLPIGLFAEALALSNYEELDVPFNKYIPRENYLSIVDVGVTTKYAERGEEMYLKIAKRLAACINASPRGVLAVFPSYEVMKGVKKYLKISIPHWYEDGGEVSLADIPEKFFIGAVARGRYTEGVEYTRDGANLLSTVVIVGVPYPEPSPYLERRVELLKPRLGARAWDAVYMYQAMVSIRQAVGRLFRKPEDRGVLVFLDRRYAEPELWTNLADLLTGSLVVQDVEEAMGAVEKFNASTATAR; encoded by the coding sequence GTGGATTTCTTCCCCTACGCAGAGGCCCGGCAGTTTCAACGCGAGATTTATGAAAAGGTATACGACGCGCTTCGCCGCGGCGCGGCGGCGCTGATCAACGCGCCGACGGGCCTCGGCAAGACTTCGGCGGTGCTCGCCGCCGCCGTGAAGTACATGCTGGAGACGGGAGTCCGCGTGCACTACGCCGTGCGGACGCGGGCTGAGCTAGAGCCGCCGGTGAGGGAGCTGGCCAAGATACGTCAACTGGGGGCCGACTTTAACTACATCGTCATCAAGAGCAAGCAAGACATGTGCTGCTACCCACAGATCCGAAAACTCAGCTACTTGGAGTTTCTCGCCGAGTGTAGCCTTCTTAAGAGCCTCGGGAGGTGCGCCTATTATCCACCGGGGGATGTGGACGTGCCTTTGAAAAACGTCGCTACATATGTAAAACTCCTCTGCGCCTCGAAGACATGTCCCTATGAATACGCCAAGAGGAAGCTCGACGAGGCAGAGGTCGTGATTTCTACATACTACTACATCTTCGGTAGAGAGGAAGCCCAGACGAAGGGCAAGGTGGTTATCATAGACGAGGCACACGCCTTATTTGACGCCGTTGTCCACCTCCACAGCATAAAGATTAGCGAAGGCGAGCTGAGGCAGGCGTACAGAGAGGCGCGTAAATACGGCTACGTGGAAGAGGCCGCGAAGATATACGCCATATATACCTACGTAAAAAAGGCTGAGGGCAACGTCGACCTCGGCGATCTTGCGGGTCTGGTGGCCGATTTACAACTTGACGATGCTATTAGAGAAATTACGAAAAGGAAAACGGAGAGTTTGCTTAACCCCTACACTCCGCTCCTCCTCGTGAAGGAGCTTAGAGACGCCATCAAGAACAGGCGGCGCCACCACGCCCAGGTGGAGTATGTAGAGGGCTTGAGGACACTCGCCCTCTACCCGCTCGATCCAACCTCGATTGTGAGAGAGAAGCTACGCGGCGCGCACAGCGTCGTTTATATAAGCGGCACGTTGCCAATAGGGCTCTTCGCCGAGGCGCTCGCCCTATCTAATTACGAGGAGCTAGACGTCCCCTTCAATAAGTACATCCCCAGAGAGAACTACCTCTCAATAGTAGATGTGGGAGTCACTACGAAATACGCCGAAAGAGGCGAGGAGATGTACCTAAAAATAGCCAAGAGGCTGGCCGCCTGTATAAACGCGTCTCCCCGCGGCGTTCTGGCGGTATTCCCCTCATACGAAGTAATGAAGGGAGTGAAGAAGTATCTCAAAATCTCGATACCCCACTGGTACGAAGACGGCGGAGAGGTCTCCTTGGCGGACATCCCAGAGAAGTTCTTCATAGGTGCCGTGGCCAGGGGAAGGTACACAGAGGGGGTCGAGTACACCAGAGACGGAGCCAATCTACTCTCCACAGTGGTAATAGTGGGCGTCCCATATCCCGAGCCCAGCCCCTACCTAGAGAGGAGAGTGGAGCTCCTCAAGCCTAGACTTGGAGCCAGGGCGTGGGACGCTGTCTACATGTACCAGGCGATGGTTAGCATAAGACAGGCGGTGGGTAGGCTCTTCAGAAAGCCGGAGGACAGGGGGGTGCTTGTCTTCCTCGACAGACGCTACGCCGAGCCCGAGCTCTGGACGAACCTAGCCGACCTGCTCACGGGTTCTCTGGTTGTTCAAGACGTGGAGGAGGCCATGGGGGCTGTGGAGAAGTTCAACGCCTCGACAGCAACCGCCAGATAG
- a CDS encoding DNA topoisomerase, with the protein MILIVAEKRSVAQAIAKYLGRSYRVQRIHGVPVYSFSYGGREAAALGLSGHIMDFDFAARQNVWTWLPPEELFNATPLLVVRREALDYVKALRALAAKADEVYLALDADVEGEAIAYEAALVVRSVNKRAPIRRVLFNAVTPREITAAFQRPTKLDLKKVEKVFTRMQIDLTLGAAFTRFLTLAVREHLERGRFLSYGPCQTPVLGMVVTRELQRRNFKPEKYYILKALVEVEGHRIEMSSDVRYKSREEGERAAASVKHGVVKTALYKPHEVEPPEPLETVELERRASRWLGINAKKTLDIAEELYRAGYISYPRTETTIYPQTLDLREILRDLAETEHGPYAEELLRRSFKPTRGDSDDGAHPPIYPTKGATKAEIMKIFGKAGAQAWAIYDFVVRHFLATLSPPALVEKQKIAAAFGGVEMYAEGQRVISEGYWRIYPWERQRDKPLPRVSPGAPARAIKVEVVERETEPPPQMTESELLALMKKYGIGTDATMQDHIHTNVKRGYMKLAKGRCVPTDLGIALATALFQHAPELIEPTVRAKIEAALNSIVRNSTPPPKLIAEVKAEFRTYYENLKARREEIKKALLNALNTHRQ; encoded by the coding sequence GTGATTTTGATAGTGGCTGAGAAGCGCTCGGTGGCTCAAGCCATTGCGAAGTACCTAGGCAGAAGCTACAGAGTCCAGAGGATACACGGCGTACCAGTCTACAGCTTTAGCTACGGAGGGAGGGAGGCCGCGGCGCTTGGCCTCAGCGGACACATAATGGACTTCGACTTCGCCGCGAGGCAAAACGTATGGACGTGGCTACCCCCCGAGGAGCTCTTCAACGCCACCCCGCTCCTCGTCGTGAGGAGGGAGGCTCTTGACTACGTAAAGGCGCTTAGGGCGCTGGCGGCCAAGGCCGACGAGGTCTACCTAGCTCTCGACGCCGACGTGGAGGGGGAGGCCATAGCATACGAGGCGGCTCTTGTGGTGAGGTCGGTGAATAAACGCGCGCCGATACGCCGAGTCCTCTTCAACGCCGTAACGCCGCGGGAGATAACGGCGGCCTTCCAGAGGCCCACGAAGCTAGACCTCAAGAAGGTGGAGAAGGTATTCACAAGGATGCAGATAGACCTAACCCTCGGCGCTGCCTTCACCAGGTTCCTAACCCTCGCCGTGAGGGAACACCTCGAGAGAGGCCGATTCCTCAGCTACGGCCCCTGCCAGACGCCGGTCTTGGGAATGGTGGTGACTAGGGAGCTACAGAGGAGGAACTTCAAGCCCGAGAAGTACTACATATTGAAGGCCCTAGTGGAGGTGGAGGGCCACAGGATAGAGATGTCTTCAGACGTTCGCTACAAGAGTAGAGAGGAGGGGGAGAGGGCCGCCGCCTCGGTGAAACACGGCGTTGTGAAAACCGCCCTCTACAAACCCCACGAGGTGGAGCCCCCGGAGCCTCTAGAAACCGTCGAGCTCGAGAGGAGGGCTAGCCGGTGGCTTGGGATAAACGCCAAGAAGACGCTGGACATCGCCGAGGAGCTTTATAGAGCGGGCTACATCTCCTACCCCAGGACCGAGACCACCATATACCCACAAACACTCGACCTCCGTGAAATCCTCCGCGACCTGGCGGAGACGGAGCACGGCCCCTACGCCGAGGAGCTTTTGAGACGAAGCTTCAAGCCGACACGTGGAGACTCCGACGACGGCGCCCACCCACCCATTTATCCCACCAAAGGCGCCACAAAGGCGGAGATCATGAAGATCTTCGGCAAGGCGGGGGCCCAGGCCTGGGCCATCTACGACTTCGTCGTGAGGCATTTCCTCGCCACGCTGAGCCCTCCAGCTCTGGTGGAGAAGCAGAAAATAGCCGCGGCCTTCGGCGGAGTCGAGATGTACGCAGAGGGCCAGAGGGTAATAAGCGAGGGCTACTGGAGGATATACCCATGGGAGAGGCAACGCGACAAGCCTCTGCCCCGCGTCTCCCCCGGCGCCCCCGCCCGCGCCATCAAAGTTGAGGTAGTGGAGAGGGAGACGGAGCCTCCGCCACAGATGACCGAGTCCGAGCTACTGGCTCTAATGAAGAAGTACGGCATAGGTACGGACGCCACGATGCAAGACCACATACACACCAACGTCAAGAGGGGCTACATGAAGCTGGCCAAGGGCAGGTGCGTGCCGACAGACCTCGGCATAGCCCTAGCCACCGCTCTGTTCCAACACGCCCCGGAGCTCATAGAGCCCACAGTCAGGGCGAAGATAGAGGCGGCTCTAAACTCAATAGTTAGAAACAGCACGCCGCCCCCTAAACTCATCGCAGAAGTGAAGGCAGAGTTTAGAACCTATTATGAAAACCTAAAGGCAAGGCGGGAGGAGATAAAAAAGGCGCTACTAAACGCTTTAAACACACATCGCCAGTAA
- a CDS encoding helicase HerA domain-containing protein, whose product MDKIGVVIKSTSIYHYIFKPFRGVDLDVGSFVATEIDGIRVVSRVTAIRHRNATADPRLIAQLDEEATVREVKETLGIEEALFYTEAKAAILGARLGGRIYRPQKPVKPFTYVYKTTTEELKQFFAPPQEGTYITVGHIKGTDIPAYINAERLVTHHCAILASTGAGKSWLAGVIIERLALLDVPIIVVDPHGEYSAMSVPATEEGRAVAERVRIYVAGKVDVSPQDEAFARRYGRQRTYTRVGVNPRSIPLRTLEKLLDMLYTLTDAQKRILEEGWQAATSYGEKQPLTTVEELIREILDGGRHAAPPGYAGEMAMRGLEGRLRSLFYSSPIFLTKYGDTYQGEPIKLVDPAAYLTTPAVHIFDISGLEGLDQQIFLTVLLDQLYRTATKRRNLATLIVIEEAHNYAPAASTALAKTHIAKIAREGRKFGLGLCLITQRPARLDQDVASQAMTQIFKRMINPHDLKYVATVAEHLDDPRPLRTLDETEAVVTGLSVPAPLLITVDKRWTNHGGTTPTLKR is encoded by the coding sequence GTGGATAAAATAGGCGTAGTTATAAAATCCACATCTATATACCACTACATATTTAAGCCGTTTAGAGGGGTGGATCTAGACGTCGGTAGCTTCGTCGCGACGGAGATAGACGGGATACGCGTAGTATCCCGCGTCACCGCCATTAGACATAGAAACGCCACGGCAGACCCACGCCTCATAGCCCAACTCGACGAAGAGGCAACAGTCCGAGAGGTAAAAGAAACTCTGGGCATAGAGGAGGCCCTCTTCTATACAGAAGCCAAGGCCGCCATCCTCGGCGCGAGGCTGGGCGGCAGAATATACCGGCCACAAAAGCCCGTCAAGCCCTTCACCTATGTATACAAGACAACCACCGAGGAGCTGAAACAGTTCTTCGCCCCACCCCAAGAGGGGACCTACATCACCGTAGGCCACATAAAGGGCACAGACATACCCGCCTACATAAACGCCGAGAGGCTGGTTACTCACCACTGCGCGATCCTGGCCAGTACGGGCGCCGGCAAGAGCTGGCTGGCAGGCGTCATAATCGAGCGCCTCGCCCTCCTCGACGTGCCCATAATTGTGGTGGATCCACACGGCGAATACTCCGCCATGTCGGTGCCTGCCACAGAGGAAGGGAGGGCGGTCGCCGAGAGAGTCAGAATATACGTCGCCGGGAAGGTGGACGTATCCCCCCAAGACGAGGCCTTCGCCAGGCGGTACGGCAGACAGAGAACCTACACGCGAGTCGGCGTAAACCCGCGGAGCATACCCCTGCGCACCCTCGAGAAGTTGCTAGACATGCTCTACACGCTGACAGACGCCCAGAAGAGGATACTGGAGGAGGGCTGGCAAGCCGCCACAAGCTACGGAGAGAAACAGCCGCTCACCACCGTAGAGGAGCTGATTCGTGAAATTCTGGATGGGGGGAGGCACGCGGCGCCGCCCGGATACGCCGGCGAAATGGCCATGCGAGGCCTCGAAGGCAGGCTCAGATCTCTCTTCTACAGTAGCCCAATATTCCTCACAAAATACGGAGACACCTACCAGGGAGAGCCCATAAAGCTCGTAGACCCAGCCGCCTACCTAACCACCCCGGCGGTGCACATCTTCGACATATCCGGCCTAGAGGGCTTGGACCAGCAAATCTTTCTCACAGTCCTCCTCGACCAGCTCTACAGGACGGCCACCAAGAGGCGCAACCTGGCCACCCTAATAGTCATAGAAGAGGCGCATAACTACGCCCCAGCCGCCTCCACAGCCCTCGCCAAGACCCACATCGCCAAGATAGCTAGGGAGGGTAGAAAATTCGGCCTAGGCCTCTGCCTAATCACACAAAGACCTGCGAGACTAGACCAAGACGTCGCCTCCCAAGCAATGACGCAGATCTTTAAACGCATGATAAACCCACACGATCTCAAATACGTAGCCACAGTCGCAGAGCACCTCGACGACCCAAGGCCGCTACGCACACTAGACGAAACAGAGGCGGTAGTAACCGGACTCTCGGTACCAGCACCCCTACTAATCACAGTAGACAAGAGGTGGACAAACCACGGAGGGACAACCCCAACCCTAAAAAGGTGA